The DNA window GCCAGCTCCGATTTCGCCGCCAACAAACAGGTGGACGTTGCCGATTATCCCGCCGCTCGTAAGAGCCTGCTGGACTTGCCGGTTAACAGCCCCCAAATGAAAAGTCTTATCAGTCTGCTGATTGCCAAGCGCGTGGCGCTTACGTCTACGCTGCCGGTGTTCGAGCCATATACCGGTCGTGAAGTTGTGCTTGGAGGCGGCTTAGAAGCTTTGATTCCGCAGTTGCAGGAACGGGAGAATACCACCTGGCAGCAAAACCAGGGCAAAGACACGGCCAGCACGCGGTTGTTTATGAAAGAGCTGGCATGGGAAAAGCAATTTCATGATGCCGGTGGCCTACTCGTAGCCGGTACTGACCCTACCGGTGCCGGCCGTACGGTGGCAGGCTATGCCAACCGGCGGCAGCTGGAGTTGCTGGTTGAAGCCGGTTTCACGGCCGTGGAAGCCATCAAAATCAGCACCCTCAACGGAGCTAAGTACTTAGGCCGCGACCGGGAAATTGGCTCTATTGAAGCAGGTAAACAAGCCGACTTGGTTGTGATTGACGGAGACCCGGAGCAGAATATCGCGCAGGTGCGGAAGATGAGCCTGGTATTTAAGAAAGGCGTAGGCTTTGACTCAGCTAAACTCTTTGAGTCCATGAAAGGCAAAGTAGGCTTGAATTAGCGGCTGTGCACCTTAGCGCTATGAAGGAAGGCAAGGCGATGTCGTAAGCAAGACGACGTCTTGCCTTTTGCTTTTAGTAAAACGAGCGAGTTATTTGGTGTTATTGGCCGGGTTGCCAGTCCCACCCTACTACCACCCATTCCTGCTCCGATACTGGATCAAGAAAGCGGTGCAGAGCTTGAAACCCAACCCGCTGGTGGGCACGGAGGGAACGGGTATTGCGAGCCGCAATGTCCGTCACGAGTAATTGGTACTGAGAGCTATAAGCGGCACGGTGGGCCTGATAAAGCTGATCGAACAATCCCACGCCTCGGTAGCCTTCCGCAACGCATATCTGCCCCATTAGGTAATACGGATGGTCGGCCAACGAACGGCCGTGGTAGGGCAACGTTTCGGCCATGGTAAACAACTCGTCGAGGGGCGGTACAAGACCCCGAACAGCAGGCATAGCCGCTAGCGCATAGCCGACTAGGCGTCCATCGGCCCGGGCTATGATACTCGGCGCCGCGGCGTGGAGCTGCTGTAACTCGGCCAGTGTGTATTGCAATGTCACAAATCCTTCCCGCGCCTGCACATCGGCCGATACTTGGCTGACGTGGTTTTGCTTTTGCAAAGCCAAGATGTCGCGTAGGTCTTGGTCGGTTTCAGTTAAATGAATTTGCATGGGTGAAAAATCAGTGAAGCAAAGCAAGGTAGACCAATGAGGCTGCAAACAGCCGAGCTAGAGCTTCTTTGAAAAGAAGCAAGGCCGCGGGCGGCAGCCGCAAAGGAAGACCTCGGCCCATAAAGTTCAGTAGGTAAGTTCTCCTCAAGGGGCTTGACTGCCAAGTAGATCCTGGCTAATGTAGGCTTGGGTGCCAGCTATAACGAGGATTATTATATACTTTGGCGCGGGCAAAAAGCCTTTGCGTGCTCTCGTCGGCTAGGAGGGAAGCACGCAAATCTGTCTCACAAAGCCTAGTGTCACCGCAACAAACTACCAAGCCCAACCACAGATAATGGCCAAAATCAACGTAGCAAACCCCGTAGTAGAGTTGGATGGCGACGAAATGACGCGCATCATTTGGAAGTTCATCAAGGACAAGCTGATCCTGCCGTATTTGGAGCTGGATATCAAATACTACGACCTCGGCATCGAGTACCGGGACGAAACCAACGACCAGGTGACCATTGATGCTGCCAACGCCATCAAGCAGTATGGCGTCGGCATTAAGTGCGCTACTATTACCCCCGACGAAGAGCGTGTGGCCGAGTTTGGCCTGAAGCAGATGTGGAAGTCGCCTAACGGCACCATCCGCAACATTCTCGACGGCACCGTTTTCCGCGAGCCCATCGTGACGAGCAATGTGCCCCGTTTGGTACCCAACTGGACGGCGCCGATCTGCATCGGTCGTCACGCCTTCGGCGACCAGTACCGCGCCACCGATTTCGTAACCAAAGGCAAAGGCAAGCTCACCATTACCTTCCAGCCCGAAGATGGGGGCGAAACGCAGTCGTTTGAAGTGTTCAACTTCAAAGGTGACGGCGTGGCGCTGGCCATGTACAACACCGACGAGTCTATCCGGGGCTTTGCGCACGCTTGCTTCAATCAGGCCCTGATGAAAGGCTGGCCCTTGTACCTGAGCACCAAGAACACCATCCTGAAAAAGTACGATGGTCGTTTCAAGGACATTTTCCAAGAGATTTACGAGCAGGACTACACCGAGAAATTCAGCGCCGCCGGCATCACCTACGAGCACCGTCTCATCGACGACATGGTGGCTTCGGCCCTGAAGTGGAATGGCAACTTTGTGTGGGCTTGCAAAAACTATGATGGCGACGTGCAAAGCGATACGGTGGCTCAAGGTTTTGGCTCGCTCGGCTTGATGACGTCCACGCTGGTGACGCCCGACGGCACCGTGATGGAAGCCGAAGCCGCCCACGGCACCGTAACGCGCCACTACCGCGACCACCAGAAAGGCAAGCCCACGTCTACCAACCCCATCGCCAGCATCTTCGCCTGGACTCGGGGCTTGGAGTTCCGTGGCAAGCTTGATGGTAACCAGGAGCTCATCGACTTCTGCACCGCGCTAGAGCAAGTGTGCATCGAAACCGTAGAAAGCGGCAAGATGACCAAGGACCTCGCCGTTTGCATCCACGGCAACAAAGTGGAGCACGGCCGCGACTACCTCTACACCGAGGAGTTCCTGGAGGCGCTAGACCAAAACCTGAAAGCCAAGCTAGGCCAGTAAGCTTTGTGCTTGAAACAAAAGAGCCCGTCCGGTTACCGGACGGGCTCTTTTGTTTTTCGGTGCTAGGGGCAGGCTAGTTCGGTTAGTGCACGACCAGCCCGACCTGCTCGCCTCCGCGGTGCTGCTTGGCGTACTCGGAAGGCGACATGCCGTACAACTTCTGAAACATGGTGCGGAAGTGCTTTAAATCCTGAATGCCTACTTGGTAGGCTACGTCGGATATGCGGAGTTGCGTACTTGCCAGCAACTGCGCGGCCCGCTTCAACCGCACGTCGCGAATGAACTCCACTACCGACTGGCCAGTAATGCTTTTCACGCGGCGGTAGAGAAAGGATTGGCTCATGCCCATTTCTCGGAGCAACACCTGCACATTGAATTCCGGATCGGCGAGGTTGTTTTCCACCACTTTCATGGCTTGTTCTAAAAAGAGCTTGTCAGCTTCCGGGATGACTACCTTGGTGGGTTCCAGCAATATCTGGCGCTCGTAGAACTCGCGTAGCTTGGCCCGGTTACGCAGCACAGCCGAGACTTTAGCGTGCAGGATCTTCGGGTTGAAGGGTTTGCTGATGTAATCGTCGGCACCGTTTTCCATGCCCTCTAGCTCGTGCACGGCCGCCGTGCGGGCGGTAAGCAGCAGCACTGGAATGTGCAAGGTCTTGGGGTGTTGCTTGATTTTCTGGCACAGCTCTAACCCGTCGCTTTGGGGCATCATGATGTCGCTCAACACAAAATCGGGTAGAAGGGCTTGCGCCTTTTCCCAACCTTCCACGCCGTCGGCGGCTACCGTCACCTCGAACTCCGAGTCAAACAGCTGTTCTAGGTATTGCCGCAAGTCGGTATTATCCTCGACAATAAGCAGGCGTGGGGGAGTAGTAAAAGCGCATTCCATGCTGTCAGCGTGGTGGTCAGTAGCCAGGGCAGTTCCCGAAGCAAGTACGGAGAGGTGCTGCTCGCAAGCAGTTGTTTCGGGTCCGAAATCGGTAGAATTCAGATGCGCGCGGCCGAAAGGCAGACGGACCGTGAACGTGGCTCCCTGGTTCACTTCACTAGCCACCGTGATTTCGCCGCCGTGGCGCTCCACAAACTGCTTTACCAACGACAAGCCGATACCCGTGCCCATCATGCGCAAGGTTTCCGTTTGGGAAGCCTGGTAATACGCATCGAAAATGTGGGCTAGCTCGGCAGGCTGCATACCGATGCCTTTGTCTATAACTTTTATTTCTAAGTAATTGTCCGCGAGGACATTCGGTCCGAAAACGGCGTTGTTGCTTGGGTGCCCTACTACCGCGGCCGTGACCGTGATGCTGCCGCCTTCTTTGGTATACTTGAAGGCATTGGCTAGCAGATTGGTCAGTACGATTTCCAGCTTGCCCGCATCAAAGTACAGTTCTACGGCTTTGGGCGGTACCAGCAACGAGTACGCCAACTGCCGTTCCTCGGCCTTGAGCTTGAAAATCAGGAATACTTCGGTTAGAAAGCCGACAATATCGGCGCGGGTGGCCCGGAGTGGCACTTTGCCGGCTTCTACTTTGCGGAAGTCAAGCAACTGGTTCACCAGTTCCAACAGTTTCCGGGTTTGCTTGTGCATGAGCACGATGTTGTCTTTCAACCCCGTGAAGCGGTTGGCCGCCGTCAGCAGCTCTTCCATTGGGCCCAAAATTAGCGTCAGTGGGGTACGTAATTCGTGCGAAACGTTGGTGAAGAAGCTCAGCTTCAGATCGGTGAGTTCTTTCTCTTTTTCAACCCGGAATTTCTCGAGCGCAAGCTTGTTCTCCAAACCCTGTTGCGCCATGGTTACATGGCGATACAAGAGCAACGCCCCGATAACGGCCAGGCCATACAACAAATAGGCCCACCACGTTTTCCACCAGGGCGGCAGCACGGTGAGTTGCAACGTGGCCGGCTCGGTAGACCAAAGGCCGTCGCCGTTGCTGGCTTTCACTTGAAACGTGTAGTCGCCCGGCGGCAGGTTGGCAAAGCTGGCGGTGCGTTGTCCGGGAGCCGCGGCTACCCAATCGGCATTATACCCTACTAATTGGTAGGCATATTGATGCTTTTTTGGCGTGGCGTAGTTGAGGCCCACAAACTCCACCGAGAAGTCGTTTTCATCGGCCCGAATCGTAATGGTTTGCGGATGAGCAAACGCCTTGGTTAGCAGCACGCGCCCGTTAATAGTGTCGCCAACGGCCACTGTTTTGTTGGCCACTCGAAAGCCTGTAATGCGCACAACGGGTGGGTAGGGGTTAGCCCGGATAGCACGCGGCTGAAAGTAGCTAATGCCGTTGATGCCCCGAAATACAGCGTACCATCTTGTGCCCGGCAGGCTGCCCCAACTTTAAACGCATTGCTTTGCAAGCCGTCGGCTACGTCGTAGCGCAGGTAGCGGTGGGTGCTAGGTGTAACGCAATACAAGCCTGTGCCCCCAATCCAAAGGTGCCCGTCTTCGTCGATTAGCAAGCTTTCCACGTCGCTTTCGGGCAGCCACTGGCTGCAGCGTTGCATATGTTCGCGGCCCTGCGAATCGGTCCGTAACTGGTGGAGACCCCCGCCAATTGTACCAATCCACAGCGTACCCTGACGGTCTTGCAACAGGGGCCACACGTAATTGACGCTCAAGCTGTTGCTATTGCGCTCGTCGTGGGTGAATTGCTTGAGCAGTATCAGCGAATCGGCGGTTACGCGCAGCTTCAGCAGGCCTGCATCGCGCGTGCTAGCCCACAGCAGATTGTGCTTCTGGTCGTAGAGAAGGTAAGTGAAATGGTCGGTGGGTAAGCCGGTGCTAACGCTGTACGTTCTGAGGTGCTTGCCAGACCGGCTAAACCGTGCAAGCCCCGCGTTGAAAGTGCCCACCCACATGGTACCAAAACGGTCCTCTACGATGGTTTCTACGCTGGTAGTCACCTGGTCTGGTTGGTTCGACAAAGCCGCAAAGGGAGTCAGCTTTTCGCGACCATTCTGGCGCTTAAGCGTATATAAGCCGTGCGTGCGGGTGCCGAGCCACAAGGTCCCATCCGAAGCCTGCACCACCGACGAGACGTCCACGCCAGTAGAGTCGCTCGATTGTTGCCAGCTCAGGTAGTTGTGGTAGGTTTTGTGCGTTAAGTCGTAACAGGAGAAACCGTTACGGGTGCCAATCCAGAGCAAGTTTTTCGCTTCCTCTTTGTAAACGGCATTGACATAGTTGTTGGGCAGGGTGGCCTTGGCCGTCAGTTGGTGCTGCAACTGCCCGAATGGCTTTTGGCGCAGATCCACCTTGTTTAGGCCTCCGGCCGAAGCCGCCATCCACAGCACCTGATCTTGGTCCTCGAAGAGTTGGTGGACCCGCTCGGACTGCAAACTGAATGGGTCGCCGCCCACAGGTAAAAACAAAGTGGGTTTGGTGAGTTGCACAGGGGGGGTGGTGCCCGTGACAGTACCGGCCTGCCAGAGATACAAGCCGTAGTCGGTGCCCACCCACAAGCGCCCAAACGTATCGAGACGAAGGTCATGAATGTCACGGCAGGCTTGAGGGAGGGGGTGTGCGGCTAGGTTTTGGGCGCGCAGCCGATCTTGGCGCGACACCCAAAACACTTGCCGATTGGTGCCAAGCCAAAGGTCGCCGCGGCGGTCGAGGTGCACGCTGCGCACGGTAGCCAACGCTAGGGGCGCTTTGCGGGCAACTAGTAGTTTCGGTAGTACGGAGCCGGCATCAAGTATCCGGAGCCCGGCGCCGAGCGTGCCTACCCAGATTTGCCCTTCCGGTGCCGCCACCACGCTCATAACCTGGTAGTCGTGACGGTTGTCTTCCGCTAGGGCACTTGTTGCAGGTTGCGTAGCCTTCCTTGCACGTCAAAATCCAACACAAACATACCTTGGTGCTGGGTACCCACCCACAAACGCCCGTGTGGGTCGGAGGTTATAGCTACCACATCGGCCTGGGCAAGCAGGCGAGCTAGCCCGTGAAGTGCTACCGGAGCCTGACGCTCGGTGATGTTGACGAAACGGTCACGGTCGGCGTCGTACAAGCTAAGGCCGCTGCTTTCGGCGCCCACCCATAGGCGTCCGTCGCGGCCCACGTGCAAAGCCCGTACTCGGTTGCCAGACAGGCCGTTCAGGGGGTTCACGGGCAGGATATACTTTTTCAGCTCGTAGCCGTCGTATCGATTGACGCCCCGATTGGTGCCAATCCAGAGGAAGCCCAGGCGGTCCTGCGCAACGGCCATGGCGTCGCTGTGCGACAGACCATCGTTGACGGTCAGGTGTTCGAAACGAAATTCACTGGGGGTACTTTGCGCCAAGCTGGTGGTGCATGCCAATCCCAGCAGGAATAGGCATAAGGCTTGGGTAATTAACCACTTCATAGGTACTGAGCCTTACAACAGGCTTGAAAACGAAAGAACTGCTTGGGCAGGAATTGAACTTAGGAAAAACAGAGGTAATGCAGCGGCTCTGAGCAAGCCTAGAATAGCTGCGAAAGTCTTGCGACACCGAAGCAGACTCCTTGCCGCTTAGCTACTCGTTTCTTTTGCCCTTTTTCCGACCCAGACCAATTTATCCCTTTTCTCTGACTTGAATGCCCCAGGCGTTCTTGCTAAGTGGATTGAATTAGCCTCGGCGCTACTAGGTTCAGACCAATTTACCCCTGTTTTTTTACCAAAATTGCCCTATTCTCACCCGATTTGATCCAGTAGTTTTATTGAATCGAAGTTTGAGGCACCCCGGCACGAGTCAGCATACAAGCAAATGAACTGCTTGCTGGCCTTGGTGCCAACCTTTCTTTAGAAGGAAGATCCGCGCTGCCCGCTGGCTTTATGTAATAGCTGCCCTTACCGCTGAGGTAAGTCCGCATGGATAGTGGTGCGAAAGCAACGCAATCGATTGATGTTGTTGCAGGACTTGTTAGTCCACCTCTTTAAGAACCGAACCCTTACCACCCCTTATGAGAAGAGTACTCCATTTATTATTGCTTTTCGTGTTGACCTGTTCTGTGCTGCCCGTTGTAGCCCAGCAAACCAAGCACACTTTTGCGCTGGGCGACGAGGACTTTCTGCTCGATGGCAAACCGTTTCAGATGATTTCGGGCGAGTTGCATTATCCCCGCGTACCGCGCGAGGCGTGGCGTCACCGCATGAAAATGGCCAAGGCTATGGGCCTGAATACTATCGGTACCTACGTTTTCTGGAACCTGCACGAGCCCCAGAAAGGTAAGTTCGATTTCACGGGCAACAACGACATTGCCGCCTTCGTGAAGATGGCCCAGGAAGAAGGACTGTGGGTGGTGCTCCGGCCGAGCCCCTATGTGTGCGCAGAGTGGGAATTTGGCGGCTATCCGTACTGGCTGCAAAACGAGAAAGGCTTAGTGGTCCGCAGCAAGTCGCCGGAGTTTTTAGCTGAGTACCGGGCTTACATTCAGGAAGTAGGCAAGCAACTAGCACCCCTGCAAATCAACCACGGCGGGCCGGTTCTGATGGTGCAGGTGGAAAACGAATACGGCTTCTATGCCAGTGACAAAGAATACCTCGACCTCAACCGCAAGCTATTCCTAGAGGCTGGCTTCGACGGGTTGCTTTATACCTGTGACCCGGCCGCCAAGGTGGCGCAGGGGCATTTGCCGGGGCTGCTGCCTGCCGTGAATGGTCTCGATAAGCCCAATGAAGTGAAGCAGATTGTGCGCACCAACCACAACGGCAAGGGTCCTTACTTCATTGCCGAGTGGTACCCAGCCTGGTTTGACTGGTGGGGCGCACCCCACCACACGGTGCCCGCCAAAAATTACACCGGTCGCCTCGATACAGTGTTGGCTGCCGGCCTGTCGATCAACATGTACATGTTTCACGGCGGTACCACGCGGGGCTTCATGAACGGCGCCAACTTCAGCGACACCGTTGCCTACGAACCCCAGATCAGCAGCTACGACTACGATGCCCCTCTGGACGAAGCCGGCAATGCCACGCCCAAGTTCATGGCTTTCCGTAGCGTAATCGAGAAGCACTTGCCAGCGGGCACCAAGCTGCCGGCCGTGCCTGCGGCCAAGCCTGCCATTACGCTGCCAGCCGTGCAGCTCAGCCAAGCCGCGAGTCTGTTTGATATGCTGCCCGCGGCCAAGAAAAATACCACGCCGCTCACCTTCGAAGACTTAAACCAGGCTTACGGCTTTGTGTTGTATCGGACTACGGTTGCGGGTGGCAGCACCAAGATGCTGAAGATTAAAGATCTGCGAGACTACGGCTTGGTGTATGTCAACGGCAAGCGGGTGGGCGTCGTGGACCGGCGCCTCAAGCAAGACAGCCTCAGCGTAACGCTTCCCAAAGGGCAGGTGCAACTAGATATCGTGGTTGAAAACCTGGGCCGGATCAACTTCGGCAAATACCTGCTGCAAAACCGCAAAGGCATCACGGAGAAGGTCATGCTCGGCAAGCAGGAAGTGAAAAACTGGCAGATGTTCGGGCTGCCCTTCGACCGGGTTGATGCTTCCTTGTTCAACGGAAAACCCACCGCCACGGCTGCAAATGGCCCCGTGGTGAAACGCGGCACCTTCACGCTCACCCAAACCGGCGACACTTACCTCGACATGCAAACCTGGGGCAAAGGCAGCGTCTGGATCAATGGCCACTCGCTGGGACGCTACTGGGGCATTGGGCCGCAGCAAACGGTGTATGTGCCCGTGGAGTGGTTGAAAAAAGGCGAAAACGAAGTGGTGGTGCTAGAACTGCTCAAGCCCGATCAAAAGACTCTGAAGAGCGTATCGGCGCCCATTTTGGGCCGTCTCCCGTCGCCGGCCGTGGGAAAATCAAACTAGGTACCACCGTCGACTCTATTCCTTTCCATCCAACTTCTCACCCATTTGTTTATGACACACCGTTTATTCAGAAGGGAGTACGCCGCGTGCTTACCTCTCTTTTTCCTGTCCGTGACCGGGGCCTACGCGCAGACGAGCACTGTCACCGGAAAAATCACCGACGAATCGGGCTCGGGGCTGCCCGGCGTGACCGTGCTGGTGAAAGGCACGACCACGGGCACCGCCACCGACAACCAAGGCAACTTCACCTTGAGCGTGCCCAATGCGGCCACGGGCGTGCTGCAAGTCTCGTTTGTAGGCTACCGGCAGCAGGAAGTACCAATTTCCAGCCGCACCACTGTGGACATCAGAATGGCCGCTGATACCAAGGCACTGGACGAAGTGGTGGTCGTGGGCTATGGTACGCAGGAAAAGCGCAGCCTTACCAACGCCGTAACCACGGTGCAAGGCGAGGATATTGCCAAGCTCACAGTAGCCGACGTGGGTAGCGCCCTACAAGGCAAAGCGGCCGGCGTATCGGTGGTGGGTGCTGGTTCAGAGCCGGGCTCGACCCCGCAAATCCTGGTCCGGGGCATATCTACCATCAACGGCAACAGCCCGCTCTACGTGGTGGACGGGTTGCCGGTGGCCAATATCAACTACCTGAACCCGAAAGACATAGCGTCCTTGAGCGTGCTTAAGGACGCTGCCTCGGCGGCCATTTATGGGTCAAGAGCGGCTAACGGGGTTGTGCTGATTACCACCAAAGCTGGGGTGAAAGGCGACCCGAAACTTACGCTCGATGTGACGTACGGGGTGTCGAACCCAACCAAGACACCGAATATGGCCTCGGCCAGCGAATATGCCAGCATTATGAATCTGGCGGCTACCAACTCGGGCCGGCCTTTGGTGTACCAAGATCCTTCGTCGTTCACTCAAACCACGAATTGGTGGGACGAAATATCGCGCCGGGGCAGCACGCAGAACTACAGCGTGGGGTTGTCGGGAGGCAGCGACCGGGTGGTGTATTCGACGGGCATCAGC is part of the Hymenobacter volaticus genome and encodes:
- a CDS encoding GNAT family N-acetyltransferase; its protein translation is MQIHLTETDQDLRDILALQKQNHVSQVSADVQAREGFVTLQYTLAELQQLHAAAPSIIARADGRLVGYALAAMPAVRGLVPPLDELFTMAETLPYHGRSLADHPYYLMGQICVAEGYRGVGLFDQLYQAHRAAYSSQYQLLVTDIAARNTRSLRAHQRVGFQALHRFLDPVSEQEWVVVGWDWQPGQ
- a CDS encoding ligand-binding sensor domain-containing protein; this translates as MKWLITQALCLFLLGLACTTSLAQSTPSEFRFEHLTVNDGLSHSDAMAVAQDRLGFLWIGTNRGVNRYDGYELKKYILPVNPLNGLSGNRVRALHVGRDGRLWVGAESSGLSLYDADRDRFVNITERQAPVALHGLARLLAQADVVAITSDPHGRLWVGTQHQGMFVLDFDVQGRLRNLQQVP
- a CDS encoding hybrid sensor histidine kinase/response regulator transcription factor; the encoded protein is MRITGFRVANKTVAVGDTINGRVLLTKAFAHPQTITIRADENDFSVEFVGLNYATPKKHQYAYQLVGYNADWVAAAPGQRTASFANLPPGDYTFQVKASNGDGLWSTEPATLQLTVLPPWWKTWWAYLLYGLAVIGALLLYRHVTMAQQGLENKLALEKFRVEKEKELTDLKLSFFTNVSHELRTPLTLILGPMEELLTAANRFTGLKDNIVLMHKQTRKLLELVNQLLDFRKVEAGKVPLRATRADIVGFLTEVFLIFKLKAEERQLAYSLLVPPKAVELYFDAGKLEIVLTNLLANAFKYTKEGGSITVTAAVVGHPSNNAVFGPNVLADNYLEIKVIDKGIGMQPAELAHIFDAYYQASQTETLRMMGTGIGLSLVKQFVERHGGEITVASEVNQGATFTVRLPFGRAHLNSTDFGPETTACEQHLSVLASGTALATDHHADSMECAFTTPPRLLIVEDNTDLRQYLEQLFDSEFEVTVAADGVEGWEKAQALLPDFVLSDIMMPQSDGLELCQKIKQHPKTLHIPVLLLTARTAAVHELEGMENGADDYISKPFNPKILHAKVSAVLRNRAKLREFYERQILLEPTKVVIPEADKLFLEQAMKVVENNLADPEFNVQVLLREMGMSQSFLYRRVKSITGQSVVEFIRDVRLKRAAQLLASTQLRISDVAYQVGIQDLKHFRTMFQKLYGMSPSEYAKQHRGGEQVGLVVH
- a CDS encoding glycoside hydrolase family 35 protein; the protein is MRRVLHLLLLFVLTCSVLPVVAQQTKHTFALGDEDFLLDGKPFQMISGELHYPRVPREAWRHRMKMAKAMGLNTIGTYVFWNLHEPQKGKFDFTGNNDIAAFVKMAQEEGLWVVLRPSPYVCAEWEFGGYPYWLQNEKGLVVRSKSPEFLAEYRAYIQEVGKQLAPLQINHGGPVLMVQVENEYGFYASDKEYLDLNRKLFLEAGFDGLLYTCDPAAKVAQGHLPGLLPAVNGLDKPNEVKQIVRTNHNGKGPYFIAEWYPAWFDWWGAPHHTVPAKNYTGRLDTVLAAGLSINMYMFHGGTTRGFMNGANFSDTVAYEPQISSYDYDAPLDEAGNATPKFMAFRSVIEKHLPAGTKLPAVPAAKPAITLPAVQLSQAASLFDMLPAAKKNTTPLTFEDLNQAYGFVLYRTTVAGGSTKMLKIKDLRDYGLVYVNGKRVGVVDRRLKQDSLSVTLPKGQVQLDIVVENLGRINFGKYLLQNRKGITEKVMLGKQEVKNWQMFGLPFDRVDASLFNGKPTATAANGPVVKRGTFTLTQTGDTYLDMQTWGKGSVWINGHSLGRYWGIGPQQTVYVPVEWLKKGENEVVVLELLKPDQKTLKSVSAPILGRLPSPAVGKSN
- a CDS encoding ligand-binding sensor domain-containing protein; its protein translation is MSVVAAPEGQIWVGTLGAGLRILDAGSVLPKLLVARKAPLALATVRSVHLDRRGDLWLGTNRQVFWVSRQDRLRAQNLAAHPLPQACRDIHDLRLDTFGRLWVGTDYGLYLWQAGTVTGTTPPVQLTKPTLFLPVGGDPFSLQSERVHQLFEDQDQVLWMAASAGGLNKVDLRQKPFGQLQHQLTAKATLPNNYVNAVYKEEAKNLLWIGTRNGFSCYDLTHKTYHNYLSWQQSSDSTGVDVSSVVQASDGTLWLGTRTHGLYTLKRQNGREKLTPFAALSNQPDQVTTSVETIVEDRFGTMWVGTFNAGLARFSRSGKHLRTYSVSTGLPTDHFTYLLYDQKHNLLWASTRDAGLLKLRVTADSLILLKQFTHDERNSNSLSVNYVWPLLQDRQGTLWIGTIGGGLHQLRTDSQGREHMQRCSQWLPESDVESLLIDEDGHLWIGGTGLYCVTPSTHRYLRYDVADGLQSNAFKVGAACRAQDGTLYFGASTALATFSRVLSGLTPTHPLCALQAFEWPTKQWPLATLLTGACC
- a CDS encoding NADP-dependent isocitrate dehydrogenase, with translation MAKINVANPVVELDGDEMTRIIWKFIKDKLILPYLELDIKYYDLGIEYRDETNDQVTIDAANAIKQYGVGIKCATITPDEERVAEFGLKQMWKSPNGTIRNILDGTVFREPIVTSNVPRLVPNWTAPICIGRHAFGDQYRATDFVTKGKGKLTITFQPEDGGETQSFEVFNFKGDGVALAMYNTDESIRGFAHACFNQALMKGWPLYLSTKNTILKKYDGRFKDIFQEIYEQDYTEKFSAAGITYEHRLIDDMVASALKWNGNFVWACKNYDGDVQSDTVAQGFGSLGLMTSTLVTPDGTVMEAEAAHGTVTRHYRDHQKGKPTSTNPIASIFAWTRGLEFRGKLDGNQELIDFCTALEQVCIETVESGKMTKDLAVCIHGNKVEHGRDYLYTEEFLEALDQNLKAKLGQ